The Pyrus communis chromosome 8, drPyrComm1.1, whole genome shotgun sequence region AAACGTTTTTTCAAAACTAAccctttgtaaaaacacaagtGCATCTAAAAAGTACTTGAAATGCTTCCTACTCGagcttttgaaactcaaaaatagtttctctaaaagcactttcagtcaatttaaaaacacttccaaacgtCCTAAAAACGTGTTTTAACTTGAACAAGAACAAGTCAgttaaaataagaagaaaaaagacaTCCTCTTCAGTAAATTTAGTTCCAAGAActtatgaaaaatgaaaacacaaATACAATAGCACAGCATGTATACTACAGCAGTAAAATTCAAATTAGGTTTTCCTAAAAAGTCAAATAGCTTTAATATATAGCTGATACAGTTTCTACCAAACTACTGCATGCAACACAGGAGGAggagaaaagaataaaagatgCAAAAATTATGGCAATTGAATTTCAACCAGCACGTATAGATTAAGTATCCAGCTCGATCTGTCTTCTCTTCTCACTCGTTCATCTTCCAAAACGTAGAAAATTGATGACGCTTACGCCATGGAAAGAATGGAACTGGAAAAAAATTAGCCGAAAACAGTTTTGCATTAATCAACTCTTGAGCTTAGTCTTCACCTTTGTCACAATTTTGTCGCTACCGCTTTTACTCTTGTTACtcttattcttctttttctgtttctttccaCTCTGTTTGTGATCCTCTACTTTTCCTTGAGGATTCACCTCCTCAAACTCGACCGGTCTTATAATTACACCGGGTCTCTTCATCACCTGCACACAATTGCATTTAAGGTGAGGAATGAGAAGCGCCATAGCATCCAACATCCGGCTTAGGGAAACAAAAGACGGATCAAATGTGGTATTGAAGAATTCATCAATGGATGCAAACTCAAGCATATCCGTATGGCAAAGTAATAGATGTAAAAGAGTAATAATTCACTACAATAATAGTCAATCTCTGGTAGAATTGTAACAAGGCACTTACTTCAGGCCGATTAAGAGCTCCAACAGCACTTGCAGGGTTGAATTCAGGACCCAGGGGCATGCGAATGCTCTGTTCAAAAACTTCTTTGGATGTGAAAGGGTAAGGTAATGTTTTTGTAAAAAGTTTCTCCGCCTGATTCAAACACAAAGGACCAGTTAAGCACCAAATACAAGCAGAATCCCAGACACTTGACCATTAACCACTGCTCTGTCTACTAATTCCTATCATTCAATGTTTCCATGTGAATTCAAACATTAATTTGTATGGGATATCACCAATTTAATGAAAAGTGAATGCTACTAGGAAAAACGCATAACCTTTTTATCCAACTTTTCCGAGATAATAACACGTTTAAGATGTGCATCCTTCCTCTTTTTAAGggtttcttctctcttcttcttggcATCTTCGTGTTCTTTTTGCATCCAAGAAGGTAAGCCTTTCTTTTTCTGTACATGAGTCCACTGACCCCAGCCAGGGAGTAAAGTCGGCTTTTCGGGTTCAGGGTTTTCCTCATTCAGAACTTCCTGTTTCTCCTTCTCAAATTCATCCTCTACATCATCCGCTGCAAAGGCTTGACGAATTAGCTCAGCTTGAGAAGGAAGGCGGTATTCATCTTTTGGATCTGAAGTAAGAAATCCATCTACCATCTGCCCCTCGCTATTTGCATCACTATCCTCATCCAAATCCTCCACACGTTCCTGTAATGGAAACATGTTTAAAGAGTTAAGCAGGGCAATCAACCATAAATGTAGAAAATCCAAATTTTCTATGTAAAGAAATCATACTTGCAAATTTTGATTCCGCTCAACTGATTCCAGGGGACGAATAGACTTTCTACCATTTGCATCCACACTATTGCCACTTTTTATCTGCACACATCACACAAATACCAGTAATTACCAAAAAGAGAGGGGGACAGGGGCATATTCatcaatgaaaaacaaaaactaacctTTTTCCACGAGCCTGAAGCAAAAATAGAAATCTCATGTGTTGTCTTCAGACCTGGGGCTTGAACAATATCACCGAAGTTCTGTAACACCACGAAATAGAAAATTTCATGCTCATGGATCAAAAGAGAGGTGTTCAAGAAGTACAGGAAAAATGAAGAAACCGCTTTACCTTGAAAAGAGAATCGTTGTGATTTTGAGAATCTTCATGAAGTAGCGCAGCACTAATGTTGACATCCTTGTACAAATCACTACTTCTGTCTTTCTCAACATCAACATTTTCTTCAGGCTCCAAGTCATCTTCACTATCACTATTAGCATAATAATTATCTGATCTCATTTTATTGTCTGCTTTGGTCTTATTACTTGATTCTGGAGCCTTATTTTTAGATCCATTGAAGACCATTCTACCACTTGGAGGGCCCACTTTCAGATTATCTGCCCCACTTGAATCCTCCAATGGGTTTGACCATGATTCATACTCTTGAAGAGCAAGTTTAGCTTCTTCAGCAGCTGCctcattcttttttttcaatCCACGCACCTATGCCAAAACAAACCAGGAAGAAAATTTAACTTACAAATATAAAAGCAACTGACTAACAGCCCCTTTGTTCTGTGGTAGTTGTACATTGCTACTAGATCTTTTAATATTTCGAAACTAGCAAGAAAAACCAAAGCTTTACCATAAAAGGTAATGAAAGCACTCCTGAGTTAGGCACTTCAGCATCATCTATCAGCACATTACGTGTCTTCTCCTTTGCTTTTTCTAACAGCTTCGCTGCCCTAGCATGGTCTGAACCAGGTGAATATACATCTATATCATCCTCGTCACTACTGTCATCACTGCTGCTGCTACTACCGTCTTTCATAGAATTCATTTTTCTTGTCAGCTGAGCATGCAGGTGCTGCTGTTCAGCTATAGCAGCCCGAGTACCTTCATCTTGGACATCTATACCACGCTCTTTGATGCGCTTTGTCCACTTGGAGCTACCTTTGTGCCTCAGAGTCATTCTTTCCTGGATCAAGTTGACAAGGGCCAAAAAGTTAACCATGTCTTGTTGCTTCTATAATCAAGAATGTTTCTTGAGGAAGTAATTCATTAAACAATACAAATAATCTACAACCTATACACGGGGAAAAAGCAATCACCTTTGCTCGTTCATACTCTTGCTTCATTGCAAGTTCTTTAGCAGCGTCTGGATCCATTTGACTTTGTGCAGATGTTGCTTTCAATCTATctttcttcaacaaacgatgataagttttggatttgatcttttttatgtgttttgacTTCATTTCATGACGAAAGAGAAGGCTGCGCATTTTGGCCATTCGATTATGGCGGTCTCTTTCGTCTTCAGCGGATACCTGGGAAgcaaacaagaacaagaaaatgaTAAAGTAGTTTATTTTCAATATAGACAGAAAAAGACCAAAAAGAATAAATAGGCACAGAAACATGAGAGATTATTGACAACCAAACAGCGGATACAAAAGGCTGAAAAAGTAAAGTAACAACGATCGTTGTAATAATCAAGGATGAACAAGGTGCAACTTCGTTACCGATCAAGTTAACATGAAGGTTTTATCAATTATCACAATCTCATTTCAATCATCTCAAAGAACTTTTAGTGTCACGTCGACATTTGCCAGATGAATTAGCAACAGATGACACTAAGGTTCCGAAAATTATCTTATAAGACAATAAATTCATTAAGTGTACTAGCCTGTGAGATACATACCTTATTTAATTCAAGAAGCCTTGAACCGTCTTTTAGGTGAGCATCTTTAACCTGGTCATCATAAACTAATGAcgcaattttcttttcaaattcagTTCTAGGTTTGAAATCAGATGTCGTTGAAGATCGTAAATCCATATCATCATCAAAATATATGGTAGGCGCCTCCCTGTTCCTCTTAATGATTGGTTCCCACTTTCGTAGTTCTTCCGTTGATTTTTCATATGCTGCCATCCTCTCCAATTTCTCTTGATCTGCTTTTGGAAGTGGAGCTGGAGTAGGAACGGATTTCTTTTCAAGATGATGTATTCTCTTTCTCAGTTTGCTATAACCAGATTTTCCATGGAGAGGGTTCAGAAGGTCTTCAATGCTAACAGGCCCTTCTCCATCCAAAGTATCACGTGTAGGGTTATACTCAGACTCGGGATATGCCTCTGATACAACAACATTGgtattcctcttcttcttccctgacAAAGACATTATATTCACAGGCAGTCAAGTCATTAACAAATATCCTCAAGTCATGGACAGTTAACTCTGAACGCATAATCAGTGATTTTAAACAAATCCCATCTTCGAAATTGCATCAATTTAGTTCTAAAGATAAACACAAAGTAAATTTGGCTCTAAAGTATAAGCATTGTCTTACCTTCAAAAGCCGGGATTCGTGTGTTTCCTTGCcttccatcatcatcatcatcatcatcaccctcACCCCCACCCTCTCCAGCCTCCCCCATGTCATTGTCATCATCCTCAGATGACACATTTTCATCCTACAATCAATACAGATAGTATCAATGACAGAAATTCAAGAAAACCGAGCTCAAATTCATGCTATTATACAACATAAGAACAAGCTCTGCAAAGTAAGATATATTCTCATCGTCGAAGAACACATTTCGTCCTACGATAAATATGGTTAGTATTGATAACAGAAATTCAAGAATAAATAGCACAAATTCATGCTACTATGCAAATTAAGAACAATCACTACAAAGCAAAATATTACAAAAACATACATGAAAAGAGACATTGTAATCCGATAGTAGCGAACCTCAAATTCATCAGGAAGCTGATACTCGAGGTTCTCGACCGGGTCGAATCGGCGGTTCTTCCTTTTCTCCTCCTCAGGCAGCTCCTCTTCGTACTCGTAAAAGTCCCGGCCATAAACCTCCGCCTCATCGGAATCAATATCTTCATCTTCGATAGGGTTTAAGCGTTCGACCTCCTTTCGGAGAACGTTGGGCAAACGAGGGCCTTTTCTCTCTCTTGCGTCGGCGCCTTTCTTCTGCTTCTTGCCGCCGGGCTTGCCTCTCTTTCCCTTTGCCTTGtctccgccgccgccgccgtctATGGATTTTCGCTTCGTCTGCGCCATGTCGTATGTGTGAAGAAGGGAAGGCGCGGTTTCGGGCGGCGAATTTGCAGCTTATTTGCGTTAGTGACGGTAAGTCGGTGACCAGTGAGGGCCGCGCAAACCTATTACTCTGCctctaattaaaatacaaacaaaaataaaaaatgaagaagaaaatgaaaaattgacCCAACCTAAAGAAGTGAGCCTTTGCAGACTCAACTAGGCTCCTTTTTTAGGTTCACATCTGGGCCCATGCTCGGcccatgtatttttctttttccaataaGAACCAAACAATAGACCTGGCATTTTGGATCCGACCCGACCTGCTAATATTAGTATTTGGATGAATGCTTAATGGATCAGATCGTTAACGGATGAACTTGTTAACAACCCGTTAAATAATGGGTTACTTTGGGTCAACTCGTTAGCACACGTTAGTTGAGGATGTTTGAGTAATTTTAGTAAAgtcttaacaacaaaaaataaactctatgaagaaaaaaaaaatgttaacggGTGAAACAAGTGACTTATTAGATTAATGGGTTGGGTTCGAATGACCCGTTAGCTTAACAGGTCGGATTGAACTCAACCCAATCAGATAAACCTGACCCGTTTACAAGTCTACCTAATAAGTGCACATGTGTGTTGAAACGTAGCGAGTGACGTAAGCATAAACAATTGTATTAACTTACATTTTTAGCGAAACGTTGAATTCTTTTTAATCATATTAAGTAATCCATGTGATCTTGGTTAATCGTGGTACATATGTTCATCTATAATAGTTTTTGGCAATCCAAAGTCACCATCCATATGTATTGGGCCTTCATGGGTCTTAATC contains the following coding sequences:
- the LOC137742272 gene encoding uncharacterized protein C57A7.06-like: MAQTKRKSIDGGGGGDKAKGKRGKPGGKKQKKGADARERKGPRLPNVLRKEVERLNPIEDEDIDSDEAEVYGRDFYEYEEELPEEEKRKNRRFDPVENLEYQLPDEFEDENVSSEDDDNDMGEAGEGGGEGDDDDDDDGRQGNTRIPAFEGKKKRNTNVVVSEAYPESEYNPTRDTLDGEGPVSIEDLLNPLHGKSGYSKLRKRIHHLEKKSVPTPAPLPKADQEKLERMAAYEKSTEELRKWEPIIKRNREAPTIYFDDDMDLRSSTTSDFKPRTEFEKKIASLVYDDQVKDAHLKDGSRLLELNKVSAEDERDRHNRMAKMRSLLFRHEMKSKHIKKIKSKTYHRLLKKDRLKATSAQSQMDPDAAKELAMKQEYERAKERMTLRHKGSSKWTKRIKERGIDVQDEGTRAAIAEQQHLHAQLTRKMNSMKDGSSSSSDDSSDEDDIDVYSPGSDHARAAKLLEKAKEKTRNVLIDDAEVPNSGVLSLPFMVRGLKKKNEAAAEEAKLALQEYESWSNPLEDSSGADNLKVGPPSGRMVFNGSKNKAPESSNKTKADNKMRSDNYYANSDSEDDLEPEENVDVEKDRSSDLYKDVNISAALLHEDSQNHNDSLFKNFGDIVQAPGLKTTHEISIFASGSWKKIKSGNSVDANGRKSIRPLESVERNQNLQERVEDLDEDSDANSEGQMVDGFLTSDPKDEYRLPSQAELIRQAFAADDVEDEFEKEKQEVLNEENPEPEKPTLLPGWGQWTHVQKKKGLPSWMQKEHEDAKKKREETLKKRKDAHLKRVIISEKLDKKAEKLFTKTLPYPFTSKEVFEQSIRMPLGPEFNPASAVGALNRPEVMKRPGVIIRPVEFEEVNPQGKVEDHKQSGKKQKKKNKSNKSKSGSDKIVTKVKTKLKS